ttctcttatgtgtaacaagTTCTGACCGACttgtgaaacatttcccacattctgaacatgaatacggtttctcccctgtgtgaattcgctcatgtctaacaagacttgatttatctttaaagcatttcccacacaatgaacatgaatatggcttctctccggtgtgaattctctcatgtttaaCGAGACTTAATTTACTTGTAAAACATTTtccgcattctgaacatgaatgcggtttctctcctgtgtgtattCTTTCATGCATTACTAGACttgatttatctgtaaaacatttcctacattctgaacatgaatacggtttctctcctgtgtgaattctctcatgtataacaagATGCGATTTagctgtaaagcatttcccacattctgagcaacaGTACggcttctctcttgtgtgaattCTTCTGTATGTCAGAACACCTGACCTTTTTGTGAACGGTTTACGTTGTAACCTTTTGCCCCCTTCCAGACTTGTACTTGGGGTAACTATCTGTGACTGGTCAGGAGAAGGTTCCTCCTGATTAGAAGGATTACAGGACAGATCTGTACTGAGAAGTCCTGGATGAACATCAAGAgtaatgaggttttctcctgaagTGAGCTGCAggttatcttcatcttctacttcaTCGTTAACTAATACCACAATGTTTCTCTCAGAGCAATTTTCTGTTaggataaaaaaaagaatttaatagATTAAAAAAAGCCGAAGCTACAAATGGTTCAAGAAGAGAAGAGTGAAATGCTGTTCCTTTTGAATTCATTCCTG
This region of Eleutherodactylus coqui strain aEleCoq1 chromosome 5, aEleCoq1.hap1, whole genome shotgun sequence genomic DNA includes:
- the LOC136627294 gene encoding zinc finger protein 300-like isoform X1 translates to MTNQEEDLTIIKVEVEEELMMADRLCKSEVEELIPVTAENCSERNIVVLVNDEVEDEDNLQLTSGENLITLDVHPGLLSTDLSCNPSNQEEPSPDQSQIVTPSTSLEGGKRLQRKPFTKRSGVLTYRRIHTREKPYCCSECGKCFTAKSHLVIHERIHTGEKPYSCSECRKCFTDKSSLVMHERIHTGEKPHSCSECGKCFTSKLSLVKHERIHTGEKPYSCSLCGKCFKDKSSLVRHERIHTGEKPYSCSECGKCFTSRSELVTHKRIHTGEKPFSCLQCGKSFARKANLLTHETCHTGEKPFSCLECGKCFTRKSSLVTHERSHTGEKPYSCSECGKSFAQSSNLVAHERRHTGVKLYSCLECGKCFPCKSNLIAHERIHTGEKPYPCSECGKCFITKVRLRGHQRIHTGEKPYSCSVCWVCFTNISSLIRHRRTHTKEKPFDVLQEN
- the LOC136627294 gene encoding zinc finger protein 300-like isoform X2, which gives rise to MMADRLCKSEVEELIPVTAENCSERNIVVLVNDEVEDEDNLQLTSGENLITLDVHPGLLSTDLSCNPSNQEEPSPDQSQIVTPSTSLEGGKRLQRKPFTKRSGVLTYRRIHTREKPYCCSECGKCFTAKSHLVIHERIHTGEKPYSCSECRKCFTDKSSLVMHERIHTGEKPHSCSECGKCFTSKLSLVKHERIHTGEKPYSCSLCGKCFKDKSSLVRHERIHTGEKPYSCSECGKCFTSRSELVTHKRIHTGEKPFSCLQCGKSFARKANLLTHETCHTGEKPFSCLECGKCFTRKSSLVTHERSHTGEKPYSCSECGKSFAQSSNLVAHERRHTGVKLYSCLECGKCFPCKSNLIAHERIHTGEKPYPCSECGKCFITKVRLRGHQRIHTGEKPYSCSVCWVCFTNISSLIRHRRTHTKEKPFDVLQEN